A single region of the Ascaphus truei isolate aAscTru1 chromosome 6, aAscTru1.hap1, whole genome shotgun sequence genome encodes:
- the GRAMD1B gene encoding protein Aster-B isoform X19 encodes MKEEATGETLRMPHESPVQQQMMDATELELDSLQQEALLWYLNRLCNVPQEYELQSSSECEEIPAVLSPTYKQRNEDFRKLFKQLPDSERLIVDYSCALQRDILLQGRLYLSENWICFYSNIFRWETLLTVRLKDICSMTKEKTARLIPNAIQLCTDTEKHFFTSFGARDRTYMMMFRLWQNALLEKPLCPKELWHFVHQCYGNELGLTSDDEDYVPPDDDFNTMGYCEEIPVEEVEINDNSTKSSSEVKQETNSNLQELSLTSSNVPSTASSEATAFDGGIMEDMDSSIERELLFASIVEQKVQLLPPVTSPSLDFNDNEDLPTDLSDSSDTHDEGEVQAFYEDLNGRQYINEVFSFNVDKLFSLLFSESKFQRDFMEQRRFTEVIFHPWKKEENGNQTRVILYTIALTNPLAPKSATVTETQTLYKASQESECYVVDAEVLTHDIPYHDYFYTINRYTLTRAARNKSRLRISTELRYRKQPWGLVKTFIEKNFWSGLDEYFHHLENELTKAETAYLSDLLHQSPKDKSSKITATRRRKRPHGHMRIPHLQEALSPVTTPTDEERQHRIRHVAGSTQTRHVPEEKPSHLQNISRLLLVISCVLVLLVMLNVLLFYKLWMLEYSTQVLTTWQGLRLQESRLPQSQAEWTQLLESQQKHHDTELQKWRHIIKSSVMLLDQMKDSLINLQNGIISRDFGSEPEEKQYQ; translated from the exons ATGAAAGAAGAGGCAACAGGTGAGACCCTTCGCATGCCCCATGAGAGTCCGGTACAACAGCAGATGATGGATGCTACTGAGTTGGAGttggacagtttgcagcaagaaGCTTTGCTCTGGTACCTGAACAGGTTATGCAATGTTCCCCAGGAGTATGAGCTCCAGAGCAGCTCTGAATGCGAAGAGATTCCAGCT GTATTGAGTCCAACATACAAACAGAGGAATGAGGATTTTCGAAAACTCTTTAAACAGCTGCCAGACTCAGAGCGTCTCATAGTAG ATTACTCCTGTGCTTTGCAAAGGGACATCTTACTACAGGGGCGGCTCTACCTGTCTGAGAACTGGATCTGTTTCTACAGTAACATCTTCCGCTGGGAGACCTTG CTGACAGTACGTTTAAAAGACATCTGCTCAATGACCAAGGAAAAGACAGCCAGACTCATCCCCAATGCCATACAGCTCTGCACTGACACTGAAAAG CACTTTTTCACTTCATTTGGTGCTCGAGATCGAACCTACATGATGATGTTCCGACTGTGGCAGAATGCTCTGCTTGAAAAG CCACTGTGTCCCAAGGAGCTCTGGCATTTTGTCCATCAGTGCTATGGAAATGAGTTGGGACTCACAAGCGATGATGAGGACTACGTGCCGCCAGACGACGACTTCAACACAATGGG TTACTGTGAAGAGATTCCAGTGGAGGAGgtggaaataaatgacaattccACAAAAAGCAGCAGTGAGGTAAAACAAGAAACCAATTCAAACCTGCAGGAGCTATCTCTTACTAGCAGCAATGTGCCATCCACTGCCAGCAGTGAAGCTACTGCA TTTGATGGGGGCATTATGGAAGACATGGATAGCTCTATAGAAAGGGAGCTGCTATTTGCAAGTATTGTTGAGCAGAAGGTACAGCTACTCCCCCCGGTCACCTCTCCATCATTGGACTTTAATGATAATGAAGACCTTCCAACTGATCTTAGTGACTCATCAGACACCCACGATGAAG GCGAAGTGCAGGCGTTTTACGAGGACTTGAATGGTCGGCAATACATCAATGAGGTGTTCAGTTTTAATGTGGACAAGCTCTTCAGCCTCCTGTTCAGTGAGTCTAAGTTCCAGAGAGACTTCATGGAACAGAGACGCTTCACGG AAGTTATATTTCACCCTTGGAAGAAGGAGGAGAATGGGAACCAGACACGGGTTATTCTGTACACCATCGCACTCACTAACCCGCTGGCACCTAAATCCGCCACTGTCACAGAGACTCAG ACGCTCTACAAGGCAAGCCAAGAAAGCGAGTGTTACGTGGTTGATGCTGAGGTGCTGACACATGACATCCCTTATCACGATTACTTTTACACCATCAACCGGTACACACTGACGAGGGCCGCCAGGAACAAAAGCCGACTGAG GATCTCGACAGAGCTACGTTATCGGAAACAGCCGTGGGGACTTGTCAAAACCTTCATAGAGAAAAACTTTTGGAGTGGATTAGATGAATATTTTCACCACTTGG AGAATGAACTCACCAAGGCAGAGACTGCATACCTGTCCGATCTGCTCCATCAGTCCCCTAAAGACAAAAGCAGCAAGATCACAGCCACTCGCCGCCGGAAGCGCCCCCATGGGCACATGCGCATCCCCCACCTGCAGGAAGCCCTGAGCCCTGTCACCACTCCCACTGATGAGGAGAGGCAGCATCGCATCAGACATGTAGCAG GCTCTACTCAGACGCGACATGTTCCTGAGGAGAAACCCAGTCATCTACAGAACATCTCTAGACTCCTGTTGGTGATCAGCTGCGT TCTGGTGCTGCTAGTGATGCTCAATGTGCTGCTTTTTTACAAGCTCTGGATGTTGGAATATAGCACACAAGTACTGACAACGTGGCAAGGGCTCAGACTACAGGAGAG CCGCCTGCCTCAGTCACAAGCAGAGTGGACCCAGTTGTTAGAATCTCAGCAGAAGCATCACGATACTGAGCTGCAGAAATGGAGACACATTATTAAGTCCTCTGTGATGCTGCTAGACCAG aTGAAGGATTCGCTAATAAACCTTCAGAATGGAATCATTTCTCGAGACTTTGGGTCAGAACCAGAAGAAAAACAGTACCAATGA
- the GRAMD1B gene encoding protein Aster-B isoform X3 yields the protein MVEKSSDHSSDKSPPTPEPGVQRSGSSQSGRSGGKNSKYDRLNLIKKSQSWYNVLSPTYKQRNEDFRKLFKQLPDSERLIVDYSCALQRDILLQGRLYLSENWICFYSNIFRWETLLTVRLKDICSMTKEKTARLIPNAIQLCTDTEKHFFTSFGARDRTYMMMFRLWQNALLEKPLCPKELWHFVHQCYGNELGLTSDDEDYVPPDDDFNTMGYCEEIPVEEVEINDNSTKSSSEVKQETNSNLQELSLTSSNVPSTASSEATAFDGGIMEDMDSSIERELLFASIVEQKVQLLPPVTSPSLDFNDNEDLPTDLSDSSDTHDEGRVQQHRKREKDADKARSRMAQIKQGGGSINNTRERAEATPSEEGRGEVQAFYEDLNGRQYINEVFSFNVDKLFSLLFSESKFQRDFMEQRRFTEICSSLLCYFLHQLCRVSQCFFLLPEVIFHPWKKEENGNQTRVILYTIALTNPLAPKSATVTETQTLYKASQESECYVVDAEVLTHDIPYHDYFYTINRYTLTRAARNKSRLRISTELRYRKQPWGLVKTFIEKNFWSGLDEYFHHLENELTKAETAYLSDLLHQSPKDKSSKITATRRRKRPHGHMRIPHLQEALSPVTTPTDEERQHRIRHVAGSTQTRHVPEEKPSHLQNISRLLLVISCVLVLLVMLNVLLFYKLWMLEYSTQVLTTWQGLRLQESSRLPQSQAEWTQLLESQQKHHDTELQKWRHIIKSSVMLLDQMKDSLINLQNGIISRDFGSEPEEKQYQ from the exons AAAAGCCAGAGTTGGTATAAT GTATTGAGTCCAACATACAAACAGAGGAATGAGGATTTTCGAAAACTCTTTAAACAGCTGCCAGACTCAGAGCGTCTCATAGTAG ATTACTCCTGTGCTTTGCAAAGGGACATCTTACTACAGGGGCGGCTCTACCTGTCTGAGAACTGGATCTGTTTCTACAGTAACATCTTCCGCTGGGAGACCTTG CTGACAGTACGTTTAAAAGACATCTGCTCAATGACCAAGGAAAAGACAGCCAGACTCATCCCCAATGCCATACAGCTCTGCACTGACACTGAAAAG CACTTTTTCACTTCATTTGGTGCTCGAGATCGAACCTACATGATGATGTTCCGACTGTGGCAGAATGCTCTGCTTGAAAAG CCACTGTGTCCCAAGGAGCTCTGGCATTTTGTCCATCAGTGCTATGGAAATGAGTTGGGACTCACAAGCGATGATGAGGACTACGTGCCGCCAGACGACGACTTCAACACAATGGG TTACTGTGAAGAGATTCCAGTGGAGGAGgtggaaataaatgacaattccACAAAAAGCAGCAGTGAGGTAAAACAAGAAACCAATTCAAACCTGCAGGAGCTATCTCTTACTAGCAGCAATGTGCCATCCACTGCCAGCAGTGAAGCTACTGCA TTTGATGGGGGCATTATGGAAGACATGGATAGCTCTATAGAAAGGGAGCTGCTATTTGCAAGTATTGTTGAGCAGAAGGTACAGCTACTCCCCCCGGTCACCTCTCCATCATTGGACTTTAATGATAATGAAGACCTTCCAACTGATCTTAGTGACTCATCAGACACCCACGATGAAG GTAGGGTACAACAACACAGGAAAAGAGAGAAGGACGCAGACAAAGCAAGAAGCAGAATGGCACAGATAAAGCAAGGGGGCGGCAGCATAAACAACACAAGGGAGAGGGCGGAGGCAACACCAAGTGAGGAGGGCAGAG GCGAAGTGCAGGCGTTTTACGAGGACTTGAATGGTCGGCAATACATCAATGAGGTGTTCAGTTTTAATGTGGACAAGCTCTTCAGCCTCCTGTTCAGTGAGTCTAAGTTCCAGAGAGACTTCATGGAACAGAGACGCTTCACGG AGATCTGCAGTTCTTTGCTATGTTATTTCCTACACCAGCTTTGCAGGGTTTCACAGTGTTTCTTTTTGCTGCCAGAAGTTATATTTCACCCTTGGAAGAAGGAGGAGAATGGGAACCAGACACGGGTTATTCTGTACACCATCGCACTCACTAACCCGCTGGCACCTAAATCCGCCACTGTCACAGAGACTCAG ACGCTCTACAAGGCAAGCCAAGAAAGCGAGTGTTACGTGGTTGATGCTGAGGTGCTGACACATGACATCCCTTATCACGATTACTTTTACACCATCAACCGGTACACACTGACGAGGGCCGCCAGGAACAAAAGCCGACTGAG GATCTCGACAGAGCTACGTTATCGGAAACAGCCGTGGGGACTTGTCAAAACCTTCATAGAGAAAAACTTTTGGAGTGGATTAGATGAATATTTTCACCACTTGG AGAATGAACTCACCAAGGCAGAGACTGCATACCTGTCCGATCTGCTCCATCAGTCCCCTAAAGACAAAAGCAGCAAGATCACAGCCACTCGCCGCCGGAAGCGCCCCCATGGGCACATGCGCATCCCCCACCTGCAGGAAGCCCTGAGCCCTGTCACCACTCCCACTGATGAGGAGAGGCAGCATCGCATCAGACATGTAGCAG GCTCTACTCAGACGCGACATGTTCCTGAGGAGAAACCCAGTCATCTACAGAACATCTCTAGACTCCTGTTGGTGATCAGCTGCGT TCTGGTGCTGCTAGTGATGCTCAATGTGCTGCTTTTTTACAAGCTCTGGATGTTGGAATATAGCACACAAGTACTGACAACGTGGCAAGGGCTCAGACTACAGGAGAG CAGCCGCCTGCCTCAGTCACAAGCAGAGTGGACCCAGTTGTTAGAATCTCAGCAGAAGCATCACGATACTGAGCTGCAGAAATGGAGACACATTATTAAGTCCTCTGTGATGCTGCTAGACCAG aTGAAGGATTCGCTAATAAACCTTCAGAATGGAATCATTTCTCGAGACTTTGGGTCAGAACCAGAAGAAAAACAGTACCAATGA
- the GRAMD1B gene encoding protein Aster-B isoform X8 yields MVEKSSDHSSDKSPPTPEPGVQRSGSSQSGRSGGKNSKYDRLNLIKKSQSWYNHERQHIRRVLSPTYKQRNEDFRKLFKQLPDSERLIVDYSCALQRDILLQGRLYLSENWICFYSNIFRWETLLTVRLKDICSMTKEKTARLIPNAIQLCTDTEKHFFTSFGARDRTYMMMFRLWQNALLEKPLCPKELWHFVHQCYGNELGLTSDDEDYVPPDDDFNTMGYCEEIPVEEVEINDNSTKSSSEFDGGIMEDMDSSIERELLFASIVEQKVQLLPPVTSPSLDFNDNEDLPTDLSDSSDTHDEGRVQQHRKREKDADKARSRMAQIKQGGGSINNTRERAEATPSEEGRGEVQAFYEDLNGRQYINEVFSFNVDKLFSLLFSESKFQRDFMEQRRFTEICSSLLCYFLHQLCRVSQCFFLLPEVIFHPWKKEENGNQTRVILYTIALTNPLAPKSATVTETQTLYKASQESECYVVDAEVLTHDIPYHDYFYTINRYTLTRAARNKSRLRISTELRYRKQPWGLVKTFIEKNFWSGLDEYFHHLENELTKAETAYLSDLLHQSPKDKSSKITATRRRKRPHGHMRIPHLQEALSPVTTPTDEERQHRIRHVAGSTQTRHVPEEKPSHLQNISRLLLVISCVLVLLVMLNVLLFYKLWMLEYSTQVLTTWQGLRLQESSRLPQSQAEWTQLLESQQKHHDTELQKWRHIIKSSVMLLDQMKDSLINLQNGIISRDFGSEPEEKQYQ; encoded by the exons AAAAGCCAGAGTTGGTATAAT CATGAGCGGCAGCACATACGCAGA GTATTGAGTCCAACATACAAACAGAGGAATGAGGATTTTCGAAAACTCTTTAAACAGCTGCCAGACTCAGAGCGTCTCATAGTAG ATTACTCCTGTGCTTTGCAAAGGGACATCTTACTACAGGGGCGGCTCTACCTGTCTGAGAACTGGATCTGTTTCTACAGTAACATCTTCCGCTGGGAGACCTTG CTGACAGTACGTTTAAAAGACATCTGCTCAATGACCAAGGAAAAGACAGCCAGACTCATCCCCAATGCCATACAGCTCTGCACTGACACTGAAAAG CACTTTTTCACTTCATTTGGTGCTCGAGATCGAACCTACATGATGATGTTCCGACTGTGGCAGAATGCTCTGCTTGAAAAG CCACTGTGTCCCAAGGAGCTCTGGCATTTTGTCCATCAGTGCTATGGAAATGAGTTGGGACTCACAAGCGATGATGAGGACTACGTGCCGCCAGACGACGACTTCAACACAATGGG TTACTGTGAAGAGATTCCAGTGGAGGAGgtggaaataaatgacaattccACAAAAAGCAGCAGTGAG TTTGATGGGGGCATTATGGAAGACATGGATAGCTCTATAGAAAGGGAGCTGCTATTTGCAAGTATTGTTGAGCAGAAGGTACAGCTACTCCCCCCGGTCACCTCTCCATCATTGGACTTTAATGATAATGAAGACCTTCCAACTGATCTTAGTGACTCATCAGACACCCACGATGAAG GTAGGGTACAACAACACAGGAAAAGAGAGAAGGACGCAGACAAAGCAAGAAGCAGAATGGCACAGATAAAGCAAGGGGGCGGCAGCATAAACAACACAAGGGAGAGGGCGGAGGCAACACCAAGTGAGGAGGGCAGAG GCGAAGTGCAGGCGTTTTACGAGGACTTGAATGGTCGGCAATACATCAATGAGGTGTTCAGTTTTAATGTGGACAAGCTCTTCAGCCTCCTGTTCAGTGAGTCTAAGTTCCAGAGAGACTTCATGGAACAGAGACGCTTCACGG AGATCTGCAGTTCTTTGCTATGTTATTTCCTACACCAGCTTTGCAGGGTTTCACAGTGTTTCTTTTTGCTGCCAGAAGTTATATTTCACCCTTGGAAGAAGGAGGAGAATGGGAACCAGACACGGGTTATTCTGTACACCATCGCACTCACTAACCCGCTGGCACCTAAATCCGCCACTGTCACAGAGACTCAG ACGCTCTACAAGGCAAGCCAAGAAAGCGAGTGTTACGTGGTTGATGCTGAGGTGCTGACACATGACATCCCTTATCACGATTACTTTTACACCATCAACCGGTACACACTGACGAGGGCCGCCAGGAACAAAAGCCGACTGAG GATCTCGACAGAGCTACGTTATCGGAAACAGCCGTGGGGACTTGTCAAAACCTTCATAGAGAAAAACTTTTGGAGTGGATTAGATGAATATTTTCACCACTTGG AGAATGAACTCACCAAGGCAGAGACTGCATACCTGTCCGATCTGCTCCATCAGTCCCCTAAAGACAAAAGCAGCAAGATCACAGCCACTCGCCGCCGGAAGCGCCCCCATGGGCACATGCGCATCCCCCACCTGCAGGAAGCCCTGAGCCCTGTCACCACTCCCACTGATGAGGAGAGGCAGCATCGCATCAGACATGTAGCAG GCTCTACTCAGACGCGACATGTTCCTGAGGAGAAACCCAGTCATCTACAGAACATCTCTAGACTCCTGTTGGTGATCAGCTGCGT TCTGGTGCTGCTAGTGATGCTCAATGTGCTGCTTTTTTACAAGCTCTGGATGTTGGAATATAGCACACAAGTACTGACAACGTGGCAAGGGCTCAGACTACAGGAGAG CAGCCGCCTGCCTCAGTCACAAGCAGAGTGGACCCAGTTGTTAGAATCTCAGCAGAAGCATCACGATACTGAGCTGCAGAAATGGAGACACATTATTAAGTCCTCTGTGATGCTGCTAGACCAG aTGAAGGATTCGCTAATAAACCTTCAGAATGGAATCATTTCTCGAGACTTTGGGTCAGAACCAGAAGAAAAACAGTACCAATGA
- the GRAMD1B gene encoding protein Aster-B isoform X15 → MAVDDSPPKSSLCLSLLFGSMWSMLLHQPLYPVMHKECLHISKSQSWYNVLSPTYKQRNEDFRKLFKQLPDSERLIVDYSCALQRDILLQGRLYLSENWICFYSNIFRWETLLTVRLKDICSMTKEKTARLIPNAIQLCTDTEKHFFTSFGARDRTYMMMFRLWQNALLEKPLCPKELWHFVHQCYGNELGLTSDDEDYVPPDDDFNTMGYCEEIPVEEVEINDNSTKSSSEVKQETNSNLQELSLTSSNVPSTASSEATAFDGGIMEDMDSSIERELLFASIVEQKVQLLPPVTSPSLDFNDNEDLPTDLSDSSDTHDEGRVQQHRKREKDADKARSRMAQIKQGGGSINNTRERAEATPSEEGRGEVQAFYEDLNGRQYINEVFSFNVDKLFSLLFSESKFQRDFMEQRRFTEICSSLLCYFLHQLCRVSQCFFLLPEVIFHPWKKEENGNQTRVILYTIALTNPLAPKSATVTETQTLYKASQESECYVVDAEVLTHDIPYHDYFYTINRYTLTRAARNKSRLRISTELRYRKQPWGLVKTFIEKNFWSGLDEYFHHLENELTKAETAYLSDLLHQSPKDKSSKITATRRRKRPHGHMRIPHLQEALSPVTTPTDEERQHRIRHVAGSTQTRHVPEEKPSHLQNISRLLLVISCVLVLLVMLNVLLFYKLWMLEYSTQVLTTWQGLRLQESSRLPQSQAEWTQLLESQQKHHDTELQKWRHIIKSSVMLLDQMKDSLINLQNGIISRDFGSEPEEKQYQ, encoded by the exons AAAAGCCAGAGTTGGTATAAT GTATTGAGTCCAACATACAAACAGAGGAATGAGGATTTTCGAAAACTCTTTAAACAGCTGCCAGACTCAGAGCGTCTCATAGTAG ATTACTCCTGTGCTTTGCAAAGGGACATCTTACTACAGGGGCGGCTCTACCTGTCTGAGAACTGGATCTGTTTCTACAGTAACATCTTCCGCTGGGAGACCTTG CTGACAGTACGTTTAAAAGACATCTGCTCAATGACCAAGGAAAAGACAGCCAGACTCATCCCCAATGCCATACAGCTCTGCACTGACACTGAAAAG CACTTTTTCACTTCATTTGGTGCTCGAGATCGAACCTACATGATGATGTTCCGACTGTGGCAGAATGCTCTGCTTGAAAAG CCACTGTGTCCCAAGGAGCTCTGGCATTTTGTCCATCAGTGCTATGGAAATGAGTTGGGACTCACAAGCGATGATGAGGACTACGTGCCGCCAGACGACGACTTCAACACAATGGG TTACTGTGAAGAGATTCCAGTGGAGGAGgtggaaataaatgacaattccACAAAAAGCAGCAGTGAGGTAAAACAAGAAACCAATTCAAACCTGCAGGAGCTATCTCTTACTAGCAGCAATGTGCCATCCACTGCCAGCAGTGAAGCTACTGCA TTTGATGGGGGCATTATGGAAGACATGGATAGCTCTATAGAAAGGGAGCTGCTATTTGCAAGTATTGTTGAGCAGAAGGTACAGCTACTCCCCCCGGTCACCTCTCCATCATTGGACTTTAATGATAATGAAGACCTTCCAACTGATCTTAGTGACTCATCAGACACCCACGATGAAG GTAGGGTACAACAACACAGGAAAAGAGAGAAGGACGCAGACAAAGCAAGAAGCAGAATGGCACAGATAAAGCAAGGGGGCGGCAGCATAAACAACACAAGGGAGAGGGCGGAGGCAACACCAAGTGAGGAGGGCAGAG GCGAAGTGCAGGCGTTTTACGAGGACTTGAATGGTCGGCAATACATCAATGAGGTGTTCAGTTTTAATGTGGACAAGCTCTTCAGCCTCCTGTTCAGTGAGTCTAAGTTCCAGAGAGACTTCATGGAACAGAGACGCTTCACGG AGATCTGCAGTTCTTTGCTATGTTATTTCCTACACCAGCTTTGCAGGGTTTCACAGTGTTTCTTTTTGCTGCCAGAAGTTATATTTCACCCTTGGAAGAAGGAGGAGAATGGGAACCAGACACGGGTTATTCTGTACACCATCGCACTCACTAACCCGCTGGCACCTAAATCCGCCACTGTCACAGAGACTCAG ACGCTCTACAAGGCAAGCCAAGAAAGCGAGTGTTACGTGGTTGATGCTGAGGTGCTGACACATGACATCCCTTATCACGATTACTTTTACACCATCAACCGGTACACACTGACGAGGGCCGCCAGGAACAAAAGCCGACTGAG GATCTCGACAGAGCTACGTTATCGGAAACAGCCGTGGGGACTTGTCAAAACCTTCATAGAGAAAAACTTTTGGAGTGGATTAGATGAATATTTTCACCACTTGG AGAATGAACTCACCAAGGCAGAGACTGCATACCTGTCCGATCTGCTCCATCAGTCCCCTAAAGACAAAAGCAGCAAGATCACAGCCACTCGCCGCCGGAAGCGCCCCCATGGGCACATGCGCATCCCCCACCTGCAGGAAGCCCTGAGCCCTGTCACCACTCCCACTGATGAGGAGAGGCAGCATCGCATCAGACATGTAGCAG GCTCTACTCAGACGCGACATGTTCCTGAGGAGAAACCCAGTCATCTACAGAACATCTCTAGACTCCTGTTGGTGATCAGCTGCGT TCTGGTGCTGCTAGTGATGCTCAATGTGCTGCTTTTTTACAAGCTCTGGATGTTGGAATATAGCACACAAGTACTGACAACGTGGCAAGGGCTCAGACTACAGGAGAG CAGCCGCCTGCCTCAGTCACAAGCAGAGTGGACCCAGTTGTTAGAATCTCAGCAGAAGCATCACGATACTGAGCTGCAGAAATGGAGACACATTATTAAGTCCTCTGTGATGCTGCTAGACCAG aTGAAGGATTCGCTAATAAACCTTCAGAATGGAATCATTTCTCGAGACTTTGGGTCAGAACCAGAAGAAAAACAGTACCAATGA
- the GRAMD1B gene encoding protein Aster-B isoform X9 produces MVEKSSDHSSDKSPPTPEPGVQRSGSSQSGRSGGKNSKYDRLNLIKKSQSWYNHERQHIRRVLSPTYKQRNEDFRKLFKQLPDSERLIVDYSCALQRDILLQGRLYLSENWICFYSNIFRWETLLTVRLKDICSMTKEKTARLIPNAIQLCTDTEKHFFTSFGARDRTYMMMFRLWQNALLEKPLCPKELWHFVHQCYGNELGLTSDDEDYVPPDDDFNTMGYCEEIPVEEVEINDNSTKSSSEVKQETNSNLQELSLTSSNVPSTASSEATAFDGGIMEDMDSSIERELLFASIVEQKVQLLPPVTSPSLDFNDNEDLPTDLSDSSDTHDEGEVQAFYEDLNGRQYINEVFSFNVDKLFSLLFSESKFQRDFMEQRRFTEICSSLLCYFLHQLCRVSQCFFLLPEVIFHPWKKEENGNQTRVILYTIALTNPLAPKSATVTETQTLYKASQESECYVVDAEVLTHDIPYHDYFYTINRYTLTRAARNKSRLRISTELRYRKQPWGLVKTFIEKNFWSGLDEYFHHLENELTKAETAYLSDLLHQSPKDKSSKITATRRRKRPHGHMRIPHLQEALSPVTTPTDEERQHRIRHVAGSTQTRHVPEEKPSHLQNISRLLLVISCVLVLLVMLNVLLFYKLWMLEYSTQVLTTWQGLRLQESSRLPQSQAEWTQLLESQQKHHDTELQKWRHIIKSSVMLLDQMKDSLINLQNGIISRDFGSEPEEKQYQ; encoded by the exons AAAAGCCAGAGTTGGTATAAT CATGAGCGGCAGCACATACGCAGA GTATTGAGTCCAACATACAAACAGAGGAATGAGGATTTTCGAAAACTCTTTAAACAGCTGCCAGACTCAGAGCGTCTCATAGTAG ATTACTCCTGTGCTTTGCAAAGGGACATCTTACTACAGGGGCGGCTCTACCTGTCTGAGAACTGGATCTGTTTCTACAGTAACATCTTCCGCTGGGAGACCTTG CTGACAGTACGTTTAAAAGACATCTGCTCAATGACCAAGGAAAAGACAGCCAGACTCATCCCCAATGCCATACAGCTCTGCACTGACACTGAAAAG CACTTTTTCACTTCATTTGGTGCTCGAGATCGAACCTACATGATGATGTTCCGACTGTGGCAGAATGCTCTGCTTGAAAAG CCACTGTGTCCCAAGGAGCTCTGGCATTTTGTCCATCAGTGCTATGGAAATGAGTTGGGACTCACAAGCGATGATGAGGACTACGTGCCGCCAGACGACGACTTCAACACAATGGG TTACTGTGAAGAGATTCCAGTGGAGGAGgtggaaataaatgacaattccACAAAAAGCAGCAGTGAGGTAAAACAAGAAACCAATTCAAACCTGCAGGAGCTATCTCTTACTAGCAGCAATGTGCCATCCACTGCCAGCAGTGAAGCTACTGCA TTTGATGGGGGCATTATGGAAGACATGGATAGCTCTATAGAAAGGGAGCTGCTATTTGCAAGTATTGTTGAGCAGAAGGTACAGCTACTCCCCCCGGTCACCTCTCCATCATTGGACTTTAATGATAATGAAGACCTTCCAACTGATCTTAGTGACTCATCAGACACCCACGATGAAG GCGAAGTGCAGGCGTTTTACGAGGACTTGAATGGTCGGCAATACATCAATGAGGTGTTCAGTTTTAATGTGGACAAGCTCTTCAGCCTCCTGTTCAGTGAGTCTAAGTTCCAGAGAGACTTCATGGAACAGAGACGCTTCACGG AGATCTGCAGTTCTTTGCTATGTTATTTCCTACACCAGCTTTGCAGGGTTTCACAGTGTTTCTTTTTGCTGCCAGAAGTTATATTTCACCCTTGGAAGAAGGAGGAGAATGGGAACCAGACACGGGTTATTCTGTACACCATCGCACTCACTAACCCGCTGGCACCTAAATCCGCCACTGTCACAGAGACTCAG ACGCTCTACAAGGCAAGCCAAGAAAGCGAGTGTTACGTGGTTGATGCTGAGGTGCTGACACATGACATCCCTTATCACGATTACTTTTACACCATCAACCGGTACACACTGACGAGGGCCGCCAGGAACAAAAGCCGACTGAG GATCTCGACAGAGCTACGTTATCGGAAACAGCCGTGGGGACTTGTCAAAACCTTCATAGAGAAAAACTTTTGGAGTGGATTAGATGAATATTTTCACCACTTGG AGAATGAACTCACCAAGGCAGAGACTGCATACCTGTCCGATCTGCTCCATCAGTCCCCTAAAGACAAAAGCAGCAAGATCACAGCCACTCGCCGCCGGAAGCGCCCCCATGGGCACATGCGCATCCCCCACCTGCAGGAAGCCCTGAGCCCTGTCACCACTCCCACTGATGAGGAGAGGCAGCATCGCATCAGACATGTAGCAG GCTCTACTCAGACGCGACATGTTCCTGAGGAGAAACCCAGTCATCTACAGAACATCTCTAGACTCCTGTTGGTGATCAGCTGCGT TCTGGTGCTGCTAGTGATGCTCAATGTGCTGCTTTTTTACAAGCTCTGGATGTTGGAATATAGCACACAAGTACTGACAACGTGGCAAGGGCTCAGACTACAGGAGAG CAGCCGCCTGCCTCAGTCACAAGCAGAGTGGACCCAGTTGTTAGAATCTCAGCAGAAGCATCACGATACTGAGCTGCAGAAATGGAGACACATTATTAAGTCCTCTGTGATGCTGCTAGACCAG aTGAAGGATTCGCTAATAAACCTTCAGAATGGAATCATTTCTCGAGACTTTGGGTCAGAACCAGAAGAAAAACAGTACCAATGA